The DNA region GTCACCCACTTCAGAAGTGGGATGAGTCATGAAGAGGATCAATTGATTCCAAATTTATATCGTTATATACAGGTATATTAAGTACCATTTTAATTGATATATCACTCTTCTTTTGCCTGAATAAGGGTTGACATTCTATTCTGTTGTTATGCAGCCGTGGGAAAGTGAATTTATAGATTCTCAACGAGTGTGGGCAGAGTATGCATTGAAGAGGCAAGAAGCACAGGCCCAGAATAGGCGTTTAACGCTGGAAGATTTGGAGGTAAGCATTTGTTCTCCGGACTAGTATTCTATCaacttcttgtttttttgTCATTGAGTCCCAGatataacaaatttttttttttttcatactcCCATTTCACTTATTTCAAAGCCCTTGTATGTTACGTAAGGGATTTGATCACATCCCCTTTGTGCTaatatttgttattttctaaCCTCGCAGGATTCATGGGATAGAGGAATACCTCGTATCAATACTTTGTTCCAAAAAGATCGGCATACTTTGGCATATGACAAAGGATGGAGGGTGCGTACAGACTTTAAGCAGTACCAGGTGCTAAAACAGAACCCCTTCTGGTGGACACACCAGAGGCATGATGGAAAACTGTGGAATTTGAACAATTACCGAACTGATGTTATCCAAGCTCTTGGAGGTGTTGAGGGTATACTGGAGCACACATTATTCAAAGGAACATAGTAAGTATACTGTTCATTAGAGTTTTTCCTCTGTATGGTACCTTTGGTTCATGAAAGTCACATGGAAGAATTTGTGTGACTTAGCCACTTCATCATTTAGCTAAAGCATATGTTTGCCATAGAATGTTAACcggattttcatttttttgtcaaatctcaGTTTTCCCACTTGGGAGGGTCTCTTCTGGGAAAAGGCGTCTGGTTTTGAAGAGTCAATGAAGTACAAGAAATTGACAAATGCACAGAGATCTGGTCTGAACCAGATCCCCAATAGAAGGTTCACCCTCTGGTGGTCACCTACCATTAACAGAGCTAATGTTTATGTGGGTTTCCAAGTCCAGTTGGATCTTACAGGAATATTTATGCACGGGAAGATTCCTACCTTGAAGATCTCTCTGATTCAGATATTCCGTGCTCACTTGTGGCAAAAGATTCACGAGAGTGTTGTCATGGATCTTTGTCAAGTTTTGGATCAGGAGCTTGATGCATTGGAAATTGAAACAGTGCAGAAGGAAACGATTCATCCTAGGAAGAGTTACAAGATGAACAGTTCATGTGCAGATATTCTTCTCTTTGCTGCCCATAGGTGGCCAATGTCGAAGCCCAGTCTTGTTGCTGAATCTAAGGATGTTTTTGACCAGAAAGCGAGCAATAAGTACTGGATAGATGTACAACTTAGATGGGGAGATTATGATTCTCATGATATAGAGCGTTACACTCGTGCCAAGTTCATGGACTACACTACAGACAACATGTCTATATACCCATCTCCAACTGGTATGATCTGAGTTCTCACACAAAGACTAGTTTCACTTGATGCTGCTGCTTTCAGATTTGGTGgagtaaacatttttttattctcttcTTTGCAGGGGTAATGATTGGGATTGATCTTGCTTATAACTTGCATTCTGCCTTTGGTAATTGGTTCCCTGGATCCAAGCCACTGCTTGCTCAGGCAATGAATAAGATCATGAAGGTGAAGTCTATCTTTCCTGGCACTTACTCTTTTGATTTTCTGATAAGGAATGATATGTTTGGTAATAGTGAATGCtgattatgaattttctttttgcagTCGAATCCTGCCCTATATGTTCTGAGGGAGCGTATAAGGAAAGGTCTACAGCTATACTCTTCAGAACCAACTGAACCGTACTTATCATCCCAGAACTATGGAGAAATATTCAGTAACCAGATCATATGGTTTGTCGATGACACTAATGTGTACCGCGTCACAATCCATAAGACATTTGAAGGAAATCTCACCACGAAGCCAATCAATGGTgccattttcatatttaaccCAAGGACTGGCCAGCTGTTCTTGAAGGTGATGTTTGTTTTCAGGGGCACAATTTTGTTTCCAGCTCTTCCTCTCTGCTATAAGCACGTATTTACCTCATCTAGTTCTCATGCAGGTTATCCACACAAGTGTCTGGGCTGGGCAGAAGCGTCTCGGTCAGCTGGCTAAGTGGAAAACAGCAGAAGAAGTTGCTGCTCTTGTGCGATCCCTGCCCGTTGAGGAACAGCCGAAGCAGATTATTGTCACTAGGAAAGGAATGCTTGATCCATTGGAGGTCCACTTGCTTGATTTCCCCAACATAGTCATCAAGGGAAGTGAGTTGCAACTGCCTTTCCAGGCTTGCTTGAAGATTGAGAAATTTGGAGATCTGATTCTGAAAGCAACAGAGCCCCAGATGGTTCTGTTTAACATCTATGATGACTGGTTGAAGAGCATCTCATCGTTCACAGCCTTCTCCCGTCTTATTTTGATCCTCCGCGCGCTTCATGTGAACAATGAGAAAGCTAAAATGTTACTCAAACCTGACAATACTATTGTGACTGAACCTCATCATATATGGCCGTCTCTGAAGGAAGATCAATGGATGAAGGTAAGAATGCTATCGTTTAAtgctttcatttttctttcttttagaTTTAGAAGTATCGTATGCTGAAGTGTCTTTTACTATAGGTCGAAGTTGCTTTGAGAGATCTAATACTGTCGGACTATGCCAAGAAGAACAATGTGAATACTTCAGCATTGACACAATCTGAGATCCGTGATATTATTCTTGGAGCTGAGATTACTCCACCTTCGCAACAAAGGCAGCAGATTGCAGAAATTGAGAAACAGGTATGCATATTCTGTCATCTGGAGTTAAAACTTCTTTACTCTTCTCATTCTGTCATGGTCACCTTATGTTTGCTTGTCTATTCTGCTTTAAGGCGAAGGAAGCAAGTCAGCTCACAGCAGTCACAACGAGGACGACGAATGTTCATGGTGATGAACTGATCGTAACCACCACAAGTCCCTATGAACAATCTGCATATGGATCCAAGACTGACTGGCGTGTCAGGGCCATCTCAGCTACAAATCTTTATCTCCGTGtcaatcatatatatgtcAATTCGGAGGATATAAAGGTACAGATTTATCTTGCTACTTTTAATAGGTTCATTCATTATATCATCCACCTGCAAACAAGACTTAGTTGGGAAACTTGGAACTTCTAGGGGCACGCTGAGTTATTTTTTCTGCTGCTCGCAGGAAACGGGATACACATATATCATGCCCAAGAACATTTTGAAGAAGTTCATATGCATAGCAGATCTTCGGACGCAGATCGCTGGCTACCTGTACGGGATGAGCCCACCTGATAACCCTCAGGTTAAGGAGATCCGCTGTATTGCTATGCCGCCTCAGTGGGGAACTCATCAGCAGGTGAATCTTCCCAGCGCTCTTCCTGAGCACGATTTCCTTAATGACTTGGAGCCTTTGGGATGGATGCATACGCAGCCCAATGAGCTTCCTCAGCTGTCTCCACAGGTACTGATAGATGATCCAATCTCTTTGCATCGTCTTTTCTGGGTAAATTTGAGGCGGGGCTTGTTGCAGAAGGACGCCAAACTCATTTGAGCTTCTTATTCCTTGCAGGATTTGACTTCACATGCTCGGATTCTTGAGAACAGCAAGCAGTGGGATGGGGAGAAGTGTATCATATTGACCTGTAGTTTTACTCCTGGTTCTTGCTCTCTCACTGCGTACAAACTCACCCCTTCGGGTTACGAATGGGGAAGGGTCAATAAGGATACTGGAAGCAACCCCCACGGCTATCTTCCAACCCATTATGAGAAGGTCCAGATGCTTCTCAGCGACCGGTTCCTCGGGTTCTACATGGTAAGAGTTGGAACATGACTTGACAGAGCCTTAGTTATTTATACCAATTTTTCCTGCCTCATTTGTCTTCTTATTGTGCGACTGCAGGTACCGGACAATGGTCCATGGAACTACAACTTCATGGGAGTGAAGCACACGTCGAGCATGAAGTATGGGATGAAGCTGGGGACCCCGAGGGAGTACTACCACGAGGACCACAGGCCCACCCACTTCCTGGAGTTCAGCAACCTGGAAGAGGGAGAGACCGCTGAAGGCGATCGTGAGGATACATTCTCTTAAACCGGGCACCCATCATCAACTCTACCGGTTAGGCCTGGCGgtgattttgttgtttcagTAGCAAGTGTGGAAGCATATAAGCTCTTTTTAACAGCTCAATCTGAACTTGTGCCTCACCTGTAACAAATTTTACAACTTGTATGTGTACATAAAGTGTGATTCAGGGAATTTTGCTGCTTATGAATTCAAATTCAAAGCGGTTATCGATCATTTGAAAGCATATTTTTGTCATGAGCGTGTGCTAATTGACTTGATTTTTTTAGTATTTGGAAGTTTAATGGCTCTGATTAACTCAATTTGAGTCGGGCCAGGGTACATTGACATAATcaacgcaaaaaaaaaaaggtgcatAAAATAGGATTCTGCCTTTGATAACAAAAGATGCAGCGCAAGTCATTTCGTCATTCTACGGGAGTGGATTTTATTTATGGTAATTTCTTGCGTATAAATGTGCTAGATGGGTTTAACATGTCTGATAAGATGGTAAAACACGTTCAGTAAATGCATCTAATCATGTGAATGTGAAGTTGGGTTAAACGATTGAACATGATTAAATGAATTACTACATGTTTAGGCTTAAAACCCCTCAACCGTACGTAATCAATTTAACTCTGGACGTACTCGTGCCTTATTCACAGTTCCTACATCTCCTTGGCGAATCGAGTATTGCTTGATTACGAGCCTCCTCaacttgctttttttttttttcattataagaGAGAAttagaataataaaataaaaattttaataattaatgacGGGTATCTTCAATTTTATAGTCGGCTATTTTAATAGACTAGGAGGGAAGCTGAGTGCAGTGGCAAGAGAGATATACACGTGCTATGCTATTCCTTGCTCACTTACACTTAGCTTCCAAGTGTCACCTCCTGGTAATTATACATGAATTGCTTATTACCTATTCCTTACCCTGAAAGAATAAATTTGATGATGATTTAGACTGCCACTAGAAGACCCTACACAAGATATATGTTCCAAATATCTATTATTGTTTTACATGCAGCGAATAATCCCAAGCACAGCAACCAGAACCCCttccctcctcctcttccctcGCTTTAGCTTCAGAACCGTAGCCATGGCCCAATCACCGGCAGCGGCACAATCCCTGAAGCAACACCTCCAGGAGAAGAAGGTGAGGGACCTCATCCTCGCCAAGAGATCCCTCGTGGACGTCCCCCACACCGCCACCCTCTCCGAAGCCATGACCACCCTCGTGTCCCACCACGTGCTCGCCGTCCCCGTGTCTGCGCCGCCCGATCACTGGATTGGGGCTGGCGGCTCAATGATCATGGAGTCCGACGAGCAGACCGGTGCCGTGAGGAAGCAGTACATAGGTGTATTGACCATGCTGGACAGTCTCGCCCATATAGCTGGGGATGGTGGGGAAAGGTTGGAGCTTGACCAGAAGATGGCTGACCCCGTCACGGCCGTTATTGGGCACTGCCTCGAGGGTCTTAGTCTCTGGACGCTGAATCCTAATACcgggtaatatatatatatatatatgtgtgtgtgtgtgtgtattttcGATTAGAGGGAGGTACGTGGGcattatacatataatatgtataattttCTACTTGCCAATTATTTTGGGTTAAGAGTAGAAGGAAAGATGAGTTTTAAGGTTTCATGTTCTTAATATTTTTAGCCAATCATGGACGTGGTTTTGTATGGGCCAGCTATATAATCTGGGCCGGTTCAATCTTTTTTCCTACATGTGTGTGTGGCGCATGTTTACAAGGACTGGCTCATGTGGTCTTAATGAATAAGTAATTTGGTTTCTTCAATAGCATCCTAGATTGCTTGGAAGTGTTCAGCAAAGGCATCCACCGCGCTTTAGTACCGCTGGACAGCCACGTCGACAGTACCTCTGGCGTGGAACTGGCCGAGTTGGCCCCAGGCTACCGAATGCTCTCCCAGATGGACGTGGTCAGATTTTTGAAGGAGAATGCCAAGGAGATGTCGGGCATAGTTTCCCGCTCTGCTAAGGACTTGGGAGCAATCAGTCGAACCGTCTATGCTATTACTGACAGGTAATTATcgaattacaatatatatatatatatatatatataaaccgttgttatgataataataattaagtatgCTTAGctcttaatatataatttctagTTGTTTTGTTCTTGCCCCCCTTTGTGAACATATAATTTGTAAATGGTTATATACCGGCCCATCTACTGCTTCTAAGCAAGTTGAAATCTAACAtggtatatatatgatatcgGGATTTATGCATTCATGCTAGTGTCCTAGCATTCTCGTAGTCAGTTGTTGCAAAACGTATGTTTAAAGGGGATGTGACAAATGATGAAGAGTAATTAAAAATGCAGGGTGTTGACATGTGACGATGAGTATAGAGATAATATATAAGCAGATCATATTGCCAATGGAATTGGGGATGAATAATGATGTTAGTATAAGTTGTTACACAAAGGTTTGTCACTCAGTACTCATTGCTAAGACTCGCTTTCATATGTGGGCTGCAATATTAATGAAACCCTGTGCGGGATATAATTGATCAATTGGGATAATAATGTAACTGTGAATCTGTGATATCATTTGAAAAAAACTTCGAAATGACAACTTCCTTACTATTTTAAAAGCTTAATCTTCTAAATAATTGAATTGTTTCAACAGAACCAAGGTCGTTGATGCAATCAAGTGCATGAGGGGCCATCTGATCAACGCTGTTCCGATTGTGGCTTCCGAAGATGATGATCCTGAGGAAAACCACAGCTGCCTTCTCGATGTAACTGTAAGACTTTCTTGATCGTGTTGATATATTTGTGGCCGGGTGAAGTAAGTAAGGTGTTTCTAGGATATAACAACATGCATGACCTGAAAGTTCTCGAGCGAAGGTTAACTAGCCATTAACATTTTGTGATCGGACATGTAAAATTTAGGTGGAATCTAGTCTTTACCTCAGAAGAAACTTGTCCTGTTTGTTGTCATACATCTGTTATTTGAGGTTGGGATTAGAAATATGAAGATAAGTTAAACTTGGCAACAAAATTAGTTAGCCGATATAATTGTTGATGCTCGTAAGAATTTTTTGATACCAGATCATGGCTAAGTTTATTCGTGATTTAAAAGTCTCTTATTGCTTGTGAAGAGATATTAGGTGAATTCCCAAGAGGAGAGAAACAAACTAAGATACAGAAATACTCTCCTTGAGAGAAGGCGTATATAGTAGTAAACGCTCTTTCCTAAAATTTAAAGGGTTTGGTTCGATTTTCTAACAGGACATCTCCTGTATCGATCCTTTTATTTCCCTTTGCTATCTCTTTAAGGTTATATGCTTGAGTATGTGTATACATTATTCATGTGTGTACTTGGTAATTCTTTCTTCCTCAAGTCCATGTTAGGCGTTGTATTTGGGCTAGAGATTTATAGAAAAACCAGACATGGTCGCACACATGGAATTATTGGAAATTGCTTGACGATCCGTTTCTGTCAACTTGTTGCCATCCTATCGTGATTAAATCCAGAGCTGACCCTATTAACTAACTTCTTATGTTTAGGGTGAGGGCAGGAGGCTGGTCGGGACATTCTCTGCTACGGATTTGAGGGGATGCCATCTCGCAACGCTACAGTCATGGCTGTTTGTGAGCGCACTGGACTTCACAGAGAAGACCTCGTCAAGCCCGCTATATGCAGGTACCAGTGAAGGAACTCGACCTAGAAGGCCCGTGACTTGCAAGAATGAGTCATCCCTCACCGAAGTGATGGAAAAGGCCGTAGATAAGCATGTGCATCGGGTTTGGGTTGTGGACGACCAAGGCCTGCTGACCGGCATTGTTTCTCTCACTGACATTATACGAGTTCTAAGGGTTGCAATCTTATCGGCTTAATTAATATAGGGCCCATGTTTCGTGTTGTGGCCTTCTAGTGAAGCTTTCTTTCTGGTCTTTCTTGTAATTTGGCTTGGGCAAATGACCATTGAAAAATAAGTTGTACGGCGATGGTTCGGGCTAACAACGTACCTTTCCATCTAAGAAGACTGTTTTGTATCTGTTATTTAGAAATGACATGTTCAAAAGTTGCAAGTTTAGCTTCCAAGGTTATACTAATTCTCCCAAGGTTAGCTTCCAAGTTTTGCAAAAATTGCAAGATCACTCCCCAAGaaaaattaccaaaattgCACAAGAGCCCCTCTTCCTCAATCAAGGCCCCCTccccccctcccctccccaACCCAACAAGCCAAAACTGCTACCTGCTCTGCCTGCCCTTTCCCTTTTCCCTTCAATAATGTTACAACTTCTACAGCAAATTCAGACTAAATGCGATCACTTGGCAGGGGGTGGTTTTTTTGAGCGCATGTTTACCATATCGATActgaattttccttttccctttcccttttctttcttcaataATGTTTCATCTGTTGGGGTCTCCATTCTTCAGCTTAAACATGCTAAGAATATTGTTTCTTTGTTAAGTTCTTAGCATGCTCTGAAACCTGTATGGTGATTATGGGGACTGCAGTCTCATTATTTGTGTTGATGATTTAGTATAATTGCCTCATTTACCTCGCAGCTGCAGTCCGCTGAACTGATACAACCTATCAAGGAGagaatgaaaaatgtcaaGGACTATATCAAGGTACTCAATCTGAGCATAGCAGATCAGGGAAACTACGAACATAGCGATTCTGGATTTTTTGCCACTAGAAAGAagatattatgatatttgaCTATAAGGCAAGGGAGATAGTAATCAAAGATATTGTGGTCCATTTGTTTTAAAGCTCCATTGGTTTCGGAGAAGATGTTGTTATTAAAGGTAATGGAAACCTCTCCCTGCACAGGAGCTCTCTGTTTATTCTACCTTCACAAAGCAAAAATTCAAGCTCAAATTCAACTTGAAGTTATCGATTGTGATGTCGCATCAAATTCACTATGTGCTCTCACTTCTCGCTGTAAAGAACTTtctttcaaattcaaattattgTTCCAGCTCTCACATCCTGATTCTAGACATTAAGCTTTCTCTGATAGAACTTAGGAACTGTTGTTCACTTCAAAATGTGGTGAGATG from Punica granatum isolate Tunisia-2019 chromosome 3, ASM765513v2, whole genome shotgun sequence includes:
- the LOC116201346 gene encoding SNF1-related protein kinase regulatory subunit gamma-like PV42a; translated protein: MQRIIPSTATRTPSLLLFPRFSFRTVAMAQSPAAAQSLKQHLQEKKVRDLILAKRSLVDVPHTATLSEAMTTLVSHHVLAVPVSAPPDHWIGAGGSMIMESDEQTGAVRKQYIGVLTMLDSLAHIAGDGGERLELDQKMADPVTAVIGHCLEGLSLWTLNPNTGILDCLEVFSKGIHRALVPLDSHVDSTSGVELAELAPGYRMLSQMDVVRFLKENAKEMSGIVSRSAKDLGAISRTVYAITDRTKVVDAIKCMRGHLINAVPIVASEDDDPEENHSCLLDVTGEGRRLVGTFSATDLRGCHLATLQSWLFVSALDFTEKTSSSPLYAGTSEGTRPRRPVTCKNESSLTEVMEKAVDKHVHRVWVVDDQGLLTGIVSLTDIIRVLRVAILSA